One Fuerstiella marisgermanici DNA window includes the following coding sequences:
- a CDS encoding Do family serine endopeptidase, with amino-acid sequence MHTPIHVPKWFMATMVFSVLVSFTAGAAVLVPSKTEVPPLDPTLIQQADMLSLAFQQAADHISPSVVSIMSEKQLQTLQGRGSLQSQIPEEFRRFFGDDFDRFFQTPMQPRGGGVQQGFGSGVIVSNDGYILTNNHVVADADKITVKTVDEDTYEAEIVGRDPKSDIALLKVDASGLPAAKLAAADDVRVGQWVIAVGGPFGLENTVTSGIVSATGRNTVGIADYENFIQTDAAINPGNSGGPLVNLHGEVVGINTAIATRSGSNAGVGFSIPIGMARHIMGSLKETGRVDRGFIGAVIQNLTKDLAASFNYDSDYGVLIGDVTDDGPAAKAGLKSGDIVRKIDGKKMKNSSELRNAVATTKPDSTVEFEIFRDGKIQIVEVRIGLLDDKVMVASNGDTSVSTDLGMTLQTVTPRIAEALGYSESQKGVVITEVEPGSLAASAGLRKKDIIVKLNGEDIEDTGGFREVLNKYDAKQGLRFQVKTEGISRFLFLKTR; translated from the coding sequence ATGCACACCCCAATCCACGTACCGAAGTGGTTTATGGCCACCATGGTATTCAGCGTCCTGGTCAGCTTTACGGCCGGGGCGGCGGTCCTTGTCCCTAGCAAGACCGAAGTTCCGCCACTCGATCCAACGTTGATCCAGCAGGCGGATATGCTGTCACTCGCCTTCCAGCAGGCCGCGGATCACATCAGCCCTTCGGTCGTGAGTATCATGTCGGAAAAACAGTTACAGACGCTGCAGGGGCGAGGGTCGTTGCAGTCTCAAATTCCTGAAGAGTTTCGCCGGTTTTTTGGGGACGACTTTGATCGTTTCTTTCAGACACCCATGCAACCACGAGGCGGTGGCGTTCAGCAGGGCTTCGGCAGCGGTGTGATCGTCTCCAACGATGGCTACATTCTGACCAACAACCATGTCGTCGCCGACGCCGACAAGATCACGGTGAAGACCGTTGACGAAGATACTTACGAGGCCGAAATTGTCGGCCGCGACCCCAAGAGTGACATCGCGTTGCTGAAAGTGGATGCATCGGGACTGCCCGCCGCAAAGCTGGCAGCCGCTGACGATGTTCGAGTGGGGCAATGGGTGATTGCCGTCGGCGGTCCGTTTGGACTCGAAAACACGGTGACTTCAGGAATAGTAAGCGCCACAGGTCGTAACACGGTTGGAATCGCTGACTACGAGAACTTCATCCAAACAGATGCGGCGATTAACCCCGGCAACAGCGGAGGCCCGCTGGTCAACCTTCATGGCGAAGTGGTCGGCATCAACACCGCCATTGCAACTCGCAGCGGTTCCAACGCGGGCGTCGGATTCTCGATTCCCATCGGAATGGCGCGGCACATCATGGGCAGTTTGAAAGAAACCGGTCGAGTCGATCGCGGGTTTATCGGAGCCGTCATTCAAAACCTGACCAAAGACCTTGCTGCATCGTTCAACTACGACAGTGACTACGGTGTGTTAATCGGCGACGTCACTGACGACGGTCCGGCAGCGAAAGCGGGGCTGAAGTCTGGTGACATTGTGCGCAAGATCGACGGTAAGAAGATGAAAAATTCAAGCGAACTGCGTAACGCCGTGGCGACAACGAAACCGGATTCCACCGTTGAATTTGAAATCTTCCGCGACGGAAAAATTCAGATCGTCGAAGTCAGGATCGGGCTGCTCGACGACAAAGTGATGGTCGCCAGCAACGGAGACACGTCTGTTTCGACCGACCTGGGGATGACACTTCAAACGGTCACTCCACGCATCGCCGAAGCTCTTGGCTACAGCGAAAGCCAGAAGGGCGTTGTTATCACCGAAGTCGAACCAGGCAGCCTCGCCGCATCCGCCGGGCTCAGAAAGAAGGACATCATCGTGAAACTCAACGGCGAAGACATTGAGGACACCGGGGGTTTCCGAGAGGTCCTGAACAAGTACGACGCCAAACAGGGATTGCGATTCCAGGTCAAGACCGAAGGCATCAGCCGCTTCCTGTTTCTTAAGACAAGATAG
- the csrA gene encoding carbon storage regulator CsrA yields the protein MLVLSRKRDERIRIGNNIEIMVVEIQGGRVRLGITAPSDIPVHRAEIAEQIRNAQSTSAPVDDQQKVHEGEDESDSESSPHQQQAHESGNQRPQRLYRTANSAYALG from the coding sequence ATGTTGGTGCTGTCACGAAAACGAGACGAACGAATTCGCATCGGAAACAACATCGAAATCATGGTGGTCGAGATACAGGGGGGCCGAGTGCGGCTGGGCATCACAGCTCCTTCTGACATTCCTGTTCATCGAGCGGAGATTGCGGAGCAAATCAGGAACGCGCAATCGACAAGTGCACCGGTTGACGACCAACAGAAGGTGCATGAAGGCGAGGACGAATCAGATTCGGAATCATCGCCGCATCAACAGCAGGCACACGAATCTGGAAATCAGCGACCTCAACGACTGTACAGGACCGCAAATTCCGCCTACGCCTTGGGGTGA
- a CDS encoding TraR/DksA family transcriptional regulator, whose protein sequence is MTRKDDLAQIAQQLRDRRLELLEEAELEIGELRNELGDQSWDAECEGIDFECDEVAAALADHLYEELLQINHALNRIEEQEYGFCENCGRQITMARLEILPFATSCVACQTEAEGTEDAFREIVGDEMENEGVHSDRYDEFSLPVALKI, encoded by the coding sequence ATGACACGCAAAGACGATTTGGCTCAGATCGCGCAACAACTGCGTGATCGCCGCCTGGAGTTACTTGAGGAAGCTGAACTGGAAATCGGTGAGTTGCGGAATGAGCTCGGTGACCAGTCGTGGGACGCAGAATGCGAAGGCATTGATTTTGAGTGTGACGAAGTCGCAGCAGCGTTGGCTGACCATCTGTACGAAGAACTGCTGCAGATCAATCATGCCTTGAACCGCATCGAGGAACAGGAATATGGCTTCTGCGAAAATTGTGGCCGCCAGATCACAATGGCGCGATTAGAAATTCTTCCGTTTGCGACCAGTTGCGTCGCCTGTCAGACCGAAGCGGAAGGGACCGAGGATGCCTTTCGGGAAATTGTCGGCGACGAAATGGAAAACGAAGGTGTGCACAGCGACCGCTATGATGAATTCAGCCTGCCGGTGGCACTGAAAATCTGA
- a CDS encoding gamma carbonic anhydrase family protein, translating into MFSSVRSFQGIAPQLGKRVYIDPASTVIGKVTLGDDVSVWPGAVIRGDMHTIEVGDRSNVQDNAVLHTTHAGEFNPEGWPLKIGDDVVIGHRAVLHGCTVGSLVLVGNGAIVNDGAVVENEVIVGAGCIVPPGKTLESGFVYVGNPCRNLRAVTDKEMRFFEYSPAQYVKLKDQYLAEQATSD; encoded by the coding sequence ATGTTCTCATCCGTTCGAAGCTTTCAAGGCATTGCACCGCAACTCGGCAAGCGAGTCTACATCGATCCCGCGTCGACTGTGATTGGCAAGGTCACTTTGGGCGACGATGTCTCTGTATGGCCGGGCGCGGTGATTCGTGGGGACATGCACACGATAGAAGTGGGTGATCGATCCAACGTGCAGGACAACGCCGTGCTTCACACGACGCATGCTGGCGAATTCAATCCCGAAGGCTGGCCGCTGAAAATCGGAGATGACGTGGTGATCGGCCACCGCGCGGTTCTTCATGGCTGTACAGTGGGCAGCCTGGTGCTCGTTGGCAATGGAGCGATCGTAAACGACGGCGCTGTTGTCGAAAACGAAGTCATTGTCGGTGCGGGCTGCATCGTGCCGCCGGGAAAAACGCTCGAAAGCGGCTTCGTGTACGTAGGCAACCCCTGCCGCAATCTTCGAGCGGTCACAGACAAGGAAATGCGGTTCTTCGAATACTCTCCCGCTCAGTACGTCAAACTGAAGGATCAATACCTCGCCGAACAGGCCACGAGCGATTAG
- a CDS encoding sigma-54-dependent transcriptional regulator, with the protein MPTLIAVDDEPSDLELFRHTFEKQGLTVLTAKTAADALKLVAEHKPDVAVFDVMLPDKSGIQLLDEVKRYDTRLPVIFVTAGGTSATAIDAMRHGAFDYLLKPLNLKQVRELVDRALEVRRLMNEPITMGDAQQPTPDDGDTLVGRSEEMQDVYKAIGRVAPKNVNVLIRGESGTGKELVARAVYQFSDRAEQPFLAVNCAAIPESLLESELFGHEKGAFTGADRRRIGKFEQCSGGTIFLDEIGDMPLALQSKMLRLLQNQQFERVGGNTTIKTDVRIITATHRDLEKMAEDGKFRWDLYYRLNVYSIEIPPLRDRHDDLPELIDYFLRRANRELDKEVLTVDEATMELLKAYSWPGNIRELQSILKQAVLASSGPVLLEHFLPDIVCEPEQHPHINAKPSSPQSLSDVWDRFVSERLEADSTAIYKEGIEIAEREIISRVLRHTDGNQVRATRLLGITRSTLRSKISQLGITIDTVVET; encoded by the coding sequence ATGCCAACACTAATCGCCGTTGACGACGAGCCTTCAGATCTGGAGCTGTTTCGGCACACATTTGAGAAGCAGGGCCTGACGGTCTTGACCGCAAAAACAGCCGCGGATGCACTCAAGCTGGTGGCCGAACACAAGCCAGACGTCGCTGTCTTTGACGTCATGCTGCCCGACAAGTCCGGCATCCAGCTTCTCGACGAAGTCAAACGCTACGACACTCGCCTGCCCGTGATTTTCGTGACCGCTGGCGGCACGAGCGCCACGGCCATTGATGCGATGAGGCACGGGGCGTTCGACTATTTGTTGAAGCCGCTAAATCTGAAGCAAGTGCGAGAACTGGTCGACCGCGCTCTGGAAGTGCGTCGCCTGATGAATGAACCCATTACGATGGGCGATGCTCAGCAGCCGACGCCAGATGATGGCGATACACTGGTCGGCCGCAGCGAAGAGATGCAGGACGTTTACAAAGCGATTGGACGTGTCGCCCCGAAGAACGTCAACGTTCTGATTCGCGGTGAGAGCGGCACCGGAAAAGAGCTGGTGGCGCGGGCTGTGTATCAGTTTAGTGATCGAGCCGAGCAGCCGTTTTTGGCCGTCAACTGTGCAGCCATCCCGGAATCGCTTCTGGAAAGCGAATTGTTTGGGCACGAAAAGGGGGCCTTCACCGGTGCTGACCGCCGGCGCATCGGAAAGTTTGAACAGTGCAGCGGCGGCACGATTTTTCTGGACGAGATCGGCGACATGCCGTTGGCTCTGCAAAGCAAGATGCTGCGGCTATTGCAAAACCAGCAGTTCGAACGAGTCGGCGGGAACACCACAATCAAAACCGACGTGCGAATTATTACCGCCACTCACCGCGATCTCGAAAAGATGGCCGAAGACGGAAAGTTTCGATGGGACCTGTACTACCGGCTGAACGTCTACAGCATCGAAATCCCACCGTTGCGAGATCGGCACGACGACCTGCCTGAGCTGATTGACTATTTTCTGCGTCGAGCCAACCGGGAACTTGATAAAGAAGTCCTGACGGTCGACGAAGCGACCATGGAGCTGTTGAAGGCGTATTCCTGGCCTGGCAATATCCGTGAACTGCAAAGCATTCTGAAGCAGGCGGTACTGGCGAGCAGTGGGCCAGTGTTGCTGGAACACTTTCTGCCGGACATCGTATGTGAACCGGAGCAGCATCCTCACATCAACGCAAAGCCATCCTCGCCGCAGTCGTTGAGCGACGTTTGGGATCGTTTCGTGAGCGAACGTTTGGAGGCTGACAGTACTGCGATCTACAAAGAAGGCATTGAGATCGCCGAACGCGAAATCATTTCCCGCGTGCTTCGTCACACGGACGGAAATCAGGTACGCGCCACAAGGCTGCTTGGCATCACGCGCAGCACGCTGCGATCGAAAATCAGTCAGCTCGGAATCACGATCGACACCGTGGTGGAAACATAA
- a CDS encoding hybrid sensor histidine kinase/response regulator, giving the protein MTEQDSPLLKLSLSRQADLSHMSRRVRLLAALTELPQKQREDFSKAVTDVCRYVLAAQAHGAVEFSLSQDGSQHYLQIVVRNEGEEKQRGNKAPRAAERRTEEARSLERLKDVVDYFHFDDNANRGTIAELRQMLPPTFQRPTAREASLWKRMIQQKSLEDAILVASQRSRRIEAEADTMRQRHTLRDEMARGTEDSETLFSLIASETDNFIVVMDPDGSITWVNNAFVAITGYSEAEINRRRLDELLGGPSSNREVMRDFREALRHGHRFNDELLLYRKDGRAYWTHFTLTPVTRGTSGISRWIAIGTDVSQQRQAVDALAAAKESAESASQAKSEFLANMSHEIRTPLNAIIGMTELTLGTELQREQKEYLSTVKLSAESLLELLNDVLDLSKIEAGKLSIDHTNFNIADLIRDTVRALAVRAHTKGLELACHVPLDTPQWLRGDPVRLRQILVNLVGNAIKFTRSGEVSVNIEPQWQNGNEIGLHFIVSDTGVGIPKDRLQRIFDAFEQVDNSTTREYGGTGLGLAITSQLLRMMGGRIWVESQQGKGSRFHFSLSFPIVHDAPPLHNADAADVEGFHVLVVDDNKTNRDVVGGMLRHWKMEPTLVDSGRAALQEIEQHSQNGRAFDLVLLDAIMPELDGFEVAQQIRDAPDLECGTMMMLSSADRPNSSARCQELGIESFMLKPVSPSALLNAILSAVGPKRLSKNADNNQASPNDRPPRTLRVLVADDHEANRDLATAILTKRSHQCVPAETGRDVLREYESADPPFDAILMDVQMPEMDGFEVTTEIREREQGCGRHTPIIALTAHAMKGDREKCLAQGMDAYLSKPIRPRELVTLVESVASAGTKHEFPKDDPIATTEIDFTFALERLEGEDDLLRSQMQYFLNDGPGLVKEICQGLSNSNTEKIQRAAHRLKGLLAGYGRDATSKLAGQMEHSAATGDTSQIADLCNQVNSDVEALVVGMRKYLKT; this is encoded by the coding sequence ATGACCGAACAAGATTCACCACTGCTCAAACTTTCTCTCTCGCGTCAGGCCGACCTGTCACACATGAGTCGACGCGTTCGGCTGTTGGCCGCGCTGACTGAGCTACCGCAGAAGCAGCGTGAAGACTTCAGCAAAGCCGTAACCGATGTCTGCCGCTATGTCCTCGCGGCGCAGGCGCATGGGGCCGTTGAATTCTCGTTGTCGCAGGATGGAAGTCAGCACTATCTTCAGATCGTGGTTCGTAACGAAGGCGAAGAGAAACAGCGCGGCAACAAAGCGCCACGGGCGGCCGAGCGACGAACCGAAGAAGCACGATCACTTGAACGACTCAAAGACGTCGTCGACTACTTTCACTTCGACGACAATGCAAACCGTGGCACGATCGCCGAACTACGGCAAATGCTGCCTCCAACATTCCAAAGACCAACGGCAAGAGAAGCGAGTCTCTGGAAACGGATGATCCAGCAGAAGTCACTGGAAGACGCAATTCTTGTGGCCAGCCAGCGGTCTCGTCGTATCGAAGCCGAAGCCGACACGATGCGGCAGCGACACACGCTGCGCGACGAAATGGCGCGCGGCACGGAGGATTCAGAAACGCTTTTTTCGCTTATCGCCAGCGAAACGGACAACTTCATTGTTGTGATGGATCCCGACGGCAGCATCACCTGGGTAAACAATGCGTTTGTCGCCATCACCGGATATTCCGAAGCCGAAATAAACCGCCGGCGCCTCGACGAACTGCTCGGCGGCCCCAGCAGCAACCGAGAAGTGATGCGAGACTTTCGTGAAGCTCTGCGGCACGGCCATCGCTTTAACGACGAATTGCTGCTGTATCGCAAAGACGGCCGGGCCTATTGGACGCACTTCACGCTGACGCCGGTGACTCGGGGGACGAGCGGCATAAGCCGTTGGATCGCCATCGGCACGGATGTTTCACAGCAGCGTCAGGCGGTGGATGCTCTTGCGGCCGCCAAAGAATCGGCCGAGTCGGCCAGTCAGGCGAAGAGTGAATTTCTGGCGAACATGAGCCACGAAATACGGACGCCGCTGAACGCCATCATCGGCATGACAGAACTTACGCTCGGCACGGAATTGCAGCGAGAACAAAAAGAATACCTCAGCACCGTGAAGCTGTCGGCCGAATCGCTGCTGGAATTGTTGAACGACGTACTTGACCTGTCGAAGATTGAAGCAGGCAAATTGTCGATCGATCACACGAACTTCAACATTGCCGATTTGATCCGGGACACCGTCCGCGCTCTTGCGGTGCGGGCACACACGAAAGGTCTGGAACTGGCCTGCCACGTGCCGCTCGACACGCCTCAATGGCTGCGCGGCGACCCAGTCCGGTTGCGACAAATTCTGGTTAACCTGGTGGGCAACGCGATTAAGTTTACCCGGTCTGGCGAAGTCTCGGTCAACATCGAACCCCAGTGGCAGAACGGCAACGAAATCGGCCTACACTTTATTGTCAGCGACACCGGAGTTGGCATTCCCAAAGATCGTCTGCAAAGAATTTTCGATGCATTCGAACAGGTCGATAATTCCACGACGCGAGAATACGGCGGCACCGGCTTGGGACTCGCCATCACATCGCAATTGTTGCGAATGATGGGGGGACGAATCTGGGTTGAAAGCCAGCAAGGCAAAGGAAGTCGGTTCCACTTCTCGCTTAGTTTTCCGATCGTCCACGACGCTCCGCCATTACACAACGCCGATGCTGCTGATGTCGAAGGCTTCCACGTTCTGGTGGTCGACGACAACAAGACGAACCGCGATGTCGTCGGTGGAATGTTGCGTCACTGGAAGATGGAACCGACGCTGGTCGACAGCGGAAGAGCGGCCCTGCAGGAAATCGAACAGCATTCCCAAAATGGAAGGGCGTTCGACCTTGTGCTGCTGGATGCGATCATGCCGGAACTCGACGGCTTTGAAGTTGCACAACAGATTCGCGACGCCCCGGATCTGGAATGCGGAACCATGATGATGCTCTCATCGGCCGACCGACCCAACTCGTCCGCGCGCTGTCAGGAACTGGGCATCGAATCGTTCATGCTCAAGCCGGTTTCACCATCGGCGTTGCTGAACGCCATTCTTTCCGCTGTCGGTCCCAAACGACTGAGTAAGAATGCCGACAACAACCAGGCTTCGCCCAACGATCGTCCGCCGCGCACACTGCGAGTCCTGGTTGCCGACGACCATGAAGCGAATCGAGATCTTGCCACCGCCATTTTGACGAAACGAAGCCACCAGTGTGTTCCCGCAGAAACTGGCCGAGACGTCCTTCGTGAATACGAATCCGCTGACCCGCCGTTTGACGCGATTTTGATGGACGTGCAGATGCCGGAAATGGACGGCTTTGAAGTAACAACGGAAATTCGCGAACGCGAGCAGGGATGCGGACGCCACACGCCCATCATCGCGCTCACGGCTCATGCCATGAAGGGCGATCGCGAAAAATGTCTGGCTCAGGGAATGGACGCCTACCTGTCCAAACCCATCCGCCCGCGCGAGCTAGTGACGCTGGTCGAAAGCGTGGCTTCCGCGGGCACCAAGCACGAGTTTCCGAAAGATGATCCTATTGCGACCACGGAAATCGACTTCACTTTCGCCCTTGAACGGCTGGAAGGTGAAGACGATCTGTTGCGCAGCCAGATGCAGTACTTTCTGAACGATGGGCCCGGTTTAGTTAAGGAGATCTGCCAGGGTCTAAGCAATTCGAACACAGAAAAAATCCAGCGAGCCGCTCATCGGTTGAAGGGCCTGCTGGCAGGCTATGGACGCGACGCTACGTCAAAGCTTGCCGGGCAGATGGAACATTCCGCTGCCACCGGTGACACATCTCAGATCGCTGACCTGTGCAATCAGGTAAACAGCGACGTCGAAGCGTTAGTTGTGGGTATGCGGAAGTACCTGAAAACGTAG
- a CDS encoding Hsp20/alpha crystallin family protein — MNTALTPFSTRMSRPFGDFRTEMDGLLSRFFGNDSEAASHEGTNWLTPSCNISGSDDSWMVTVDLPGMSKDDISVELRNGELWITGERKESSEEKGKTYHRTESHYGRFQRGIRLGEDLDMDKVDAEYKDGVLRIAVPKAETSRTKHVEVKS, encoded by the coding sequence ATGAACACCGCGTTAACTCCATTCAGCACGCGAATGTCTCGTCCGTTTGGAGATTTTCGCACCGAGATGGACGGACTGTTGAGCCGCTTTTTTGGCAACGACAGTGAAGCAGCATCCCACGAAGGTACCAACTGGCTGACTCCGTCGTGCAACATTTCGGGATCCGATGATTCGTGGATGGTGACTGTCGACCTTCCCGGAATGTCCAAGGACGACATCAGCGTGGAGCTTAGAAATGGCGAACTCTGGATCACCGGAGAACGCAAAGAAAGCTCAGAAGAAAAAGGGAAAACGTACCATCGAACCGAAAGTCACTATGGTCGGTTCCAACGCGGAATCCGTCTGGGCGAGGACCTTGATATGGACAAGGTCGATGCCGAATACAAAGACGGTGTGTTACGAATCGCCGTCCCCAAAGCTGAGACGTCACGCACGAAACACGTCGAAGTGAAGTCCTGA
- a CDS encoding Hsp20/alpha crystallin family protein, whose translation MTGTIVPFRTRYPGVFGDFRRELDQMVENFLGSENHEGAAYFSPLCNVAETENHYDISIDLPGVVLEDVDVGLRKGELCITGERKFEELTDGKWHRYECPRGRFQRIIRLAADVDMEKVDAEFRNGVLHINVPKAEAAKPKRINIRG comes from the coding sequence ATGACTGGCACAATTGTTCCGTTTCGCACTCGCTATCCCGGTGTGTTCGGGGACTTCAGGCGAGAACTGGATCAGATGGTTGAAAACTTTCTGGGATCCGAAAATCACGAAGGGGCGGCATACTTCAGTCCGCTGTGCAATGTGGCGGAGACCGAGAATCACTACGACATTTCCATCGACCTGCCAGGCGTCGTGTTGGAAGACGTTGACGTCGGGTTGCGGAAAGGTGAACTCTGCATTACCGGTGAGCGTAAGTTTGAAGAACTGACCGATGGTAAATGGCACCGCTACGAATGCCCGCGCGGTCGGTTCCAACGCATCATTCGCCTCGCCGCTGATGTCGACATGGAGAAAGTCGATGCCGAGTTCCGCAACGGCGTTCTCCACATCAACGTGCCGAAGGCCGAAGCTGCGAAACCGAAGCGGATCAACATTCGAGGCTGA